The Marasmius oreades isolate 03SP1 chromosome 9, whole genome shotgun sequence sequence AAAACAATATCCCATACCCTGTTGTGCATACCTCCCACCCATCATCGCCATCATACCAGTTTTTTCGCTTCTGTCGCGTTCTGCGAATTGAGGGTTTACCTATTGGTGTCGAATAAAGTCCATCAGGTGAGCGGATGTGTGTCCGTATGAAGTAGACAATATACGTTACCTGCCGAAGTACATTCAAAAACCCGGTAGGATTGACTGCGTCTGTCGTGCGAGTCAAACTATCATACAAGCCACGAAGAGATGCAGGTAAACCGCTGAGGCTCGGAACAGCTGATGTCGAGGGCTGTCCTTCTTGAGATCTAAGAAGACGGGATGAAAACCAATGAACGCGACGAAGGTTAGAATAGTGGCGGCCTACACTCCTAATGATGCTTGCAGTTCGGGGATCGCTCGGAGAGCCTGTACAGTGGCATTCATATAGCACGTGTTGCCCAAGCTGGAAAAGATCGAGAACGGAGAATGTCAATCGGTACGTAAAACAGAACGAGCAGTGGCACATACTTGACGAATCCAACAGGTCTATCCAACTTGAAAAAGATGGAATTATTCGTGAAATCCTTCTCTGgcatttcaagttcaaacgtACTACACTGGCAAGCTCTTCGGCGTCCATATCTGTGTAGATCGGAGGCGTTCAATACTATGAGATTGAAAGCAAGTGAAATGAACTACGTACCTTCCAAGAACACGATAGGCTTTTCGGGTGCTTTGGGCAATTCACCAGCCGTACCGATAACCATAAACGTTTGTCCCTAGATAAATCGATACAACCGTCAACCTCCCAAtcaggaaaagagaaagaacaAAATCCATACAGCTTTTGGTGCAATCTTCGCCCAGTTCGAGTCATCCTGAGACACAACTCTCCCTTCAGAATCTTATTTTAGAAAGCTCAAAAAAGAGGCTGCTACGCACCTTCAGAACTCCTCCTTTCACCATAATCTTCATTCTATCTAACGGAACGCCAGTCGCTTGATGGACAGCCTCTTTGAAGGCCTTTGGTGGAAGCTCAGGATCGAGCTGAACGCTGTGAGTTTTTCCGGAATGTTTAATGTTGACAGCGAGAGGAGCCATGGTGGGAGTtgagaagtaaaaagaaatTGGGAATTGATAAACGCAGAGTACGTGTATACCGCGATGTGACCAACGTGACAACCCTGATGACGACAAGGCCGAGGAAAAAATTCTGACATAGCTACACAAACTTTACAAGTATTGAAAAACGAGTACGTGGATTGTTATCCTCATTCTGTTTGAGATAGCCAACATTGAGTTTTACAGTACAAGGTTACCAGCTTGGAGATCAATCGGAATGAATGGTACATGATAGTGTAAAGAATCCAGGAAAGATGTAAGGAACGAGGGATGATTAAAATTCTCCTGAGAAAAAATGCAGAAAGAATCGTGATAGAGATGGTGGTAGTTCAGACTACTCCTGGACTTGACTGAGTAGACTCGGAGGACGTGATGCTGGTTTTCCATGCCACTACAGGGGCCAGGGCACATACTAGATCGTTGGACGATCTACATCAATCGCCTACTTTGTCGATGCGACCTCAAGTGGTTATGCTTCCTATGCTCCCGCACTGGTACTTTTTCCGCTGGACGTGGCATTGGTGGTGGCACGGCAGCCGTCCCGCTCCAGATTTCCATGTCCATCTGGTGTCGGTACGCGCGAGGGAAGTATGCTGCCATAGGCTCTGggatgtggattggtttaAGGTCGTCGTACTTTGGAACCTGTCGTATAATCGAACGGTGAGTATCCGTGTAAATTGAACTCGGAATGCCACGACACACCTCTTCGTCCTTCCCTTGGTTACCGACCTTCGAGCGCATCACTTTGTGTCGAACGATTAGGATGCAGAGAACTGTTGCAAACAGCCCGACTAGGATAAAGAATGCAAGAAAGAGATAAGTGAATACGTTCCAGCCAGTGGACATGATTCTTTAAAGTTGAGGGGGGGAGGGGACGAAGGACTACGGAAGATAGCTTGTTGCAGTATAAGTACTTGCACAAGACGATGCCACTATTGTTTTCTGCTTTGAGGGATGTGGCCGGAGCCATAAACAACCAGAATGGTAAAGACGACAAGGCCATTGTCAAGGCCATTGTGTGGCCAATTTCGACTCGCCAAACTTCACGTACCTGGGCACGCCCATTATCCTGATGAATGAGGGTGTTCTGTACGGGCAGGTATTGTGCTCGTACTGCCCAGAAAACGAGTTGACAGGTGTAAGGGAAGCAAGTCATTGGTTCGGAGTTTCATTTCGGGACCTTTAGAATCTTCCGCTGTCTTTGTCAGTTCAGGTTGTCGGAAAGAACTAATTCAACCGATTTCTGTGACCTTCATTCCATTTTACCACAAGAAAGGGGCCATGAGCGATAAGAAATCAATGTCATTGTCAGCCAACTATTAGCCTCAATCAAATCTTCGAACTGACATCTCTTGCTGACGCCTAGACGGTTCGGGATCTGCATTGACAATCAAACAACGTTCAGTCAGATTTGAATTGATTTATTAGGACGATAGGATCCTTATTGATAGAATAAAGAAACCACGAAAATGCCAATACCTTCCCAGTCATTCCTCCCGTTGGTTGAATGTGAGCGCCGGGAGTCGCCTTGGGCCGCACCGTCGCTATGTGAAAGCCGCAATAACAATTCGACCATAGTCCGCACATTCCCGCCATCACCGAACACCGCAGTCGTTGACATTTTCCTGTCGAGGCCAACCTTGGGGCCCGAATCCAGGTAGATATATTTCGTAAAAAGTAGGAGGAGGATGCAAAGCACTCCATACCACGAATGAAGGGGGCCAATGCACAAGTTCGTGCCTAAGCAGCGTGCAGTGTTGCAGGAGTACTGGATTCGAGAAATGAGTTCCGCTCCCGATATCCGAGGGCCCACTAGCACTATCGATTATCGGATTCCTTTAACATCGAAGGGAGGAATTCGAAAGACCCGAAGAGAGCCGGAGTTATAGCGATAGCCATCTGAATACAAGGTTAGCCGTCTGATCAATCCGCGCCGAATCGTAAGTTGATAGTTACACTTGACGGAAAAAATGGCCAAACCAGTAAAGAGCTATGCAAAACATCACAGAACACACGCAGAGAAGGGGTGTGCGGTGTAACGTTGAGTCGTCGAGGGAAAAGGGTTAATTAGTGTACCACGTGCTGCGTGATTTCTGCCTCGTGTTTTGCCACATGACAGGACCCCCAGAAACTCGCTAAAAAAAGCCAGAGCCTCTTCATGGATCAGCCCAAGACGCTAGCCTTCCGAATTGAGGCAAAGGAGTGTTCAGAGTCCCAAGCCTAGATAGCTTCGAGCTATCATCGAGTACAAAGGCGAGAAAGCCTGCAGAGCGACCGCTAGATCAAAAAAAATCGATCCTAATTGACTGGCGGGATTTTTGGTCCGCATTGGAGTGGGAATACTAGGGTGGGAAAGATATTTAGAGTGACCGGGGTCCTGACGCATGATTCGCTTCAAAAACCTGTGACTTTCACTCACCCATGTGACGATCACCCCCAAGTCAGCACCCCCATACGCGCTCTCTGCCTGCAGAAATCAAGAGTCCCCTTCCTGACTCACGGTTATCCGTTCTTGCTCATCGAGTATGGTTTTTACTATTGTTTAGTTTTCGAATTCCTTATAGGGTATTCATTTTAGATTTCCTCTTCAGCTGCGTGTCGTCGAAGTCGTCGACACCGATAAACCCCGTCGTGAGTGGTATTCATACGGGATGCCTCGTCCAAATTTCGAGAAATTATTGCCAGAATCGTAACCTATCACAAAACGCAAGAAATGGCACCGAACACAACAGAACCGGTTCTGCCTCAAGCACCAGCAACGGCTGTCCCGCCTTCATCACAATCTCAACCGCCGTCACAGCAGGGCACCCAACATCCAGTCGCAAGTCTTGATCGGGAGCAGTTAATGCAACTTCTCCAGCATATTCCTGGGATGATGAACAAACTCGTTAGTCTCGTTTTGCTTTTTTCCTCTCCTTTCGTTGTCGATCTGTTCTGGTCCCTCCCCGAGATCTCTTACCGGCACTCTCTTCCACCTAACCTTTGATATCTTATCTTCTTCCGAATGACCATCAAAACTTCCCTCCCATCTCCACACGTGATCGCGACTTCAATCCATCGTTTGGTCTAACGCTGGTTCCTCATATGACGTTATATAGGTCGGGTCAGATGGAAATCTCAAAGCCGACGCTGCTCAAACTCTTTCCAACCTTTCACAACAACAACCTGGATTCCCACCTCCTGTAGGAGCACAATTACCTGCAGGTGTAACACTTCCTCATGGTCtagtaccaccaccaccatcgggACAGTTTCCTCCTGGTTTTCCGGGTGAACCAGGTCCCAACTCTCATCCCAGGGGACCTCCGAATCTGGGACAGCTGAGTGCAGCTGTCGCTATGCAAGCTgccccaccaccaccaccgccttcAGGGCAACAACAACCCGCGGGGGGAGGGACAAAACCACCagaggatgacgatggtGATTTGTCGGATGGTAAAGGCAAGAGTGATGGTTCGCCTACTTCCACACCCGCACCAGGCTCCGCAGGAAGAAGAGGGGGGAGAAACGGAGCTGCTATGGGTTCTGATGAGTGGGCGAGGATGAGAAAGGATAATCATGTACGTTTCTAGTACCCTTTCTTTAATCCTGGCATATCTTAACCTGCGTTATTCGTGTTGACAGAAAGAGGTAGAACGTCGCCGAAGGAGTAATATCAACGAAGGCATCAACGAGCTCGGGCGTATCGTGCCGAACGGTTCTGGAGAAAAATCCAAGGGTGCTATCCTTTCTCGCGCGGTGCAGTATATTCATCATCTCAAGGAGAACGAGGCGCGGAATATCGAGAAGTGGACGTTGGAGAAGTTGTTGATGGATCAGGCGATGGGCGATTTGCAGGCGCAGCTTGAGGAAGTTAGAAATATGTGGACGGAGGAGAGGAACGGACGACAGAGGGTTGAGGCGGAGCTGGAGGCGTTGAAGAGTGGTGGAAGTGCGTCCGGTGCTGCTTCTGGTGCGCCAGATATCAAGCCGAATGGGAACAAGCGGCCCAGCGAGGAGGGAGAACAAGGAAAAGAGGATGATATAAAACGACAGAGGATGGAATAAAGAGTCTCTTATGCCCAACGCACAAACGTTGTTTTTGGGACTCGCTTTCCTCCAATAACTTGAATTCTCTGGGGTTGTCAGTCTGCTCGTGTCTCGCTTGGTATCTGTATCTTAACTGTGGGTCAGTTTATATCCCCTTCGTGTTTGTTTCTTAaactttttcttcccttttttTCTCGTTTTGCTTTCGTCTGTATCCAGTTCGTACGCGTCGAAGTAGTAGTCTTGCTGTATCATTGATATGCCAATTGCTTTACTCTCTCTTCTACAAATGTCTGCTTGGGAAATTCTACGCCTATACCACAAAGCTCTAGCTTCTCGTCTAACATCTATAACTTGATAATCAACACCACCAACCCAATCTCAGTCATGAGCACAACCAAGGTGACTGCAATCACAACCCATCCTGCCGTCACAAAAGGTCGGCCGAAGATTCTCGTACTAGGAGGTGCAGGTGCAAAAGTCGGGATGGGAGAACGACGGAGACGAAATCGAGAGAATGAACCAGATAGTTTGGATATCAGCGTCTCCTGACTCTTCGGATGGCCGTTGGCGATGTTTTCAGGAGCCGTGCTAGCACTTGGTCCGCTTAaaacttcctcttctacaCGAGGATCAGCAAAGTCGTGTCGAGAATGGCGATCACGAGCGTATGAGATGAGTAAGAGAAGTCCTCCCAGAATTGCAAAGATGAGGCCAACTAAAGCGTAGGGCCCCATGTGTTAGAACGGTTTAATACTCTCAAATAAAAGACTCCGCACTTCGATAAAACCTTGTATCGAACAACCTCAAAATCGTCAACGCATATCCCAAATTCCCGAGCGCAGTTCGAGCGTATGCACCTTGAAAAGTTCGATGACGAGCTCGGAGTTCCACGAGGAGGGCGAGATCTGAAGGTACGATTAAGGAGTCGGCTCTGTGTCCCCTGTTGCAGGAAGTAGGTTGTTTAGTTTATGGAGTCATGGATAACTCAGAACGAACATATAACGATGACTTTGTTGTCTCTTTAGACGAAAATTGAAACCGAGTTGTAAGCCATCTGTcgcttttgctttctccttccTGCGTTTCTGTAGCTGTGTGGCCGTGGTTTGAGGTGTTGCCATTCTGCGAAAGGGCGCGAACACGGAGTGGAGGTGAAAGGAGATGTCAGCATGATCCCGGCTGGGCGGATACTGTGTAATACCACCCGGGAACACCCCTTGAACGAGCTGGAGGTTGCTCGCATTTATCAGGGTTCCAGTGGTTGAAGAAGAGTAGAAGCATACGGCTGCTCAAATACTAACTGTAGGACTGCTATTGAACTTGACTATGTTTAGTACTACCGAAAGGGTAATCAAACGCCTGCAGGGGCGATGCGTACTTATAGATAGGTAAGTTTTAAAAAAAACCCATTGGTATTAGGGCAAGCTCAATTTAATCAGAATGTAGCAGGTGAAGGTTCTGAATTCTCTAGATCTCCTATAGCCGATGCCAGAAAAGGTGGCGGAAACTAAGCCTTATTGGCCTagcaatcaaaatcaaagctGTTCCATCGAGGAGACAATGATAACTACATATCCATCCAGCAGTTAGGTCGACCTCCATTTCGCTTCCTGGAGACGGAGATGTTGTCGACTGTCTTTGTCGGGCAGATGGCATCCAGAAATGTTGTAGTCAGCGTGTTAACCTCACCACTTCGTCGGAGTCACCGTCCTCGTCCGTAAAATCGTATCTTGAATGCCATGTGTCGcggaaagaagagaagaagagaaaagcgGCGAGAATTGAATTAATGACTGGCTGTAGAACGGGAAGGCAACGATCAGCAGATGATCATTATTGATACGAACACATACATATGTATCTTTCACTTCAACCGCCACCATTCCTCTGCtatctcccttctcccatccCTAGGATATCGGGATCCATTTGTATATGCCTTTGGACAGCGTTAAGGCCATCCATCAGATTCATATCGGAAAATGATATATCATTTTTTGCCCTCTCAAACCTCCTTTGTGCCGGAAATTTTTCAGTTACCGAGCGTTATCTTTCAAGGTGTCTGATCATCATCTGTCGGCGTGTTACTGAAAATCCAAGCGCTCAGGCGCTACAGGCCCGGTTGGCAGTACGGTGGGGGACAAGGAGGAGATTGCAAGGGAACCGAATCATGTTTGAATAGTGAACGAGGAATAGCAGAATCGTGGTTCAATCGTGGTTCGCCCGAATTCGAGTAGGTCGATGAAGAATAGTTGACGCGTAGGTACTTCTCGTGCGTTGGGATTGAAGAAACCGTGACGTTGATATTTGTACGCGCCTTCTCCAGACTCCATCACCACATACCAAACTCCGACAACCACACACAAGGAAAACCACCCTCGGATAGAATATCGTTGACCTTCGTCTTGTTTTTTCGTACGTTCCCTTCGTAATCTCCCTCATATCACAGATACGGGTTGAGCTGACGGGCAAGAGCTTTGTTCGTTAACAGAGGTTTTGATAAAATGCAGTAGAAGTGAGTTCTTTAATATTGATACTGCGAACGTTGCTACTGCCAGGCAGAAATTGCCTTCGGTGTTGGCAACCACAATTGCGAAACAGCGACAGCGGATGACGCACCACGTTTACCTTGCGGTTCGAACGTTGTTGCTCGGAAAAACTCGATGATTCACCTCTGTAGGGCTCATCCAAACCTTCTTTCTGCTTTCGATGCTATCATACGGATAAGCTAGCAAGGCGTGGAAGACTGAGGCGTCCTGGGTTGTTAATATTGGAATTATATATCTGGCTCGGGGTGAATGCTGAAAAGAAAGGTTTGGTCAATGGGTCAATGGCCCGCTAACGTTCTCCGCCCACTCTTTCCCTTTCGCTTATCCGATAGTTCGCGCACGTTTGTGGGCTTTCGTTCGGTGATGCAGCTTATTGTTCactgccccacttcttcactTTCAATTGCTACATCGTCTGTATCCATACCTCTCACTCTCTTCATGCCTCGGGTATAGGTTCGTCTTTCAAAACTCAACTGGATCCCCCCGAAGATACTTGTCAACCATCATAATTTCTGGTGCAAGGCGAATCGAGTCCCTATCGAGTTACCTTGTCGATCTCATTCTTTCGTTTGCCACTACTTAACCAACGGGACGCAAAGGGTTTCTAGGTACAGGAAACTCGATTTAGCTATACACCCCCTTTTTGACGAAGTACAAGGGTTCGTCGTTTTTACGCTCGTCTGGTCAGTCCTAACTCGGGCTAAACCACGTATTTGCTTCTTGCGGGTCCGGTCCGACAAGATGTCGCGGGTCGGGTTCTGCGCGAACACCAAGAGTTAACCCAGAACCCGTATTCCTGCTTGGCTGTCGTGTTCGATCTTGTAGTTAGCTGGGGCTGGCAGAATAAAACCGGAAAGGATTGACAGTGGGGGTGGAAGGTTTTAGGTCCGAGTTATTATTTATTTTCCGTGTCTAATGCCAGTTTGGACGTTGACATCCGTTTCTCACTTTTTTAGGCGTGACTCGGTACTGGCCCCTGGGCGAGCCGGTCTGCCACAATCTTGCGTTAAATAAGGTTGCAGAGCACAGCGGCTCTGTGTCGACGGTCCGGCGGGTAAGGGTGCGAATCTACGATACAGAAGTAGGCCAATACCGCCAGGACCGTGATCCGCGCGGTTTGGCGGTTTCTGATGAGAACCAGGGGTGCCATGCTTGGTGCACCTCTACTACCTTTACAAGGTCGATGCGGTGGGTATTAATGCAGCcttcgaatttgaattcaaATGCATCTTCGCACAATGCTTGAAACTGGTGTCACATAGGTGGCTCTGTGTTGTGGGTACGATATGGCTTGACTCGAGGAACACTGTCTTGTGCAACTTAGCGATTCACTAGGCTCTGCCCCGCACCTACTTGCCGTAAAGTCCACCTAAACGCGGAGCAGAAGGGCAGAGGAGTCTTCAGCTCATTAGCTCGCTCTCTCATTCCTTGCCTCACATTTCCCCTGTTACTTCGCTTTCACTCACTCCGTCCTTTACGTACTTCACACCAGCCATCGACTCCGCCCATGACCCGGGCTCGCTTTCCTCCAAAATGTCCTCTGTATCACAAGTGGAAGGCAAGTGGAAGGCTAGAGGCAAGAGTATACATCGCGGTGCTTCGAATTCGCCACCTTACCGTAAAGGGCAAACGCGACGAAACCAGCTTAAAGGGCAATCAAACGCCTGCACAGATGCGTATGACCTACTTTCAAGTTCTTTTTCCCCCCTTCAATGTCCTTTCGAGTGGGCATTTGATATGACACCTAGTACTCGAATCGAAAGTCGAGGATGTGAATCTCTTCTTCCCACTCTGGCTCAGCCGAATAATTGCAAAAAGCGGCCACTCACACCTAACAGCACGAGTGTGCCACTCCCTCCAATGCAACAACCACCATGTACGTCTGGATATCCACTTCCTGGGGGCACTGTCAGACGCTACCGACTGTTTTCATCGGGGGTGAATCTGACCCGGTCTCCCTTTTGAGGTATGATTGACGGAGCAAGGAGGATCCAGTGGGTTCGAGAAATATCGAGGTCGAAGAATTGGTCGTAGCTGTCGTTTAGGCACAATTTTTGCGGGCAACAACTCCGACGACGGCGCGGAGCTCATTTCGCTACCACGGTCATGGAACATTCCAATCTCTGGCGCGCAACTGACTGAAGGTACATGTTCCCCCCCCAACTCCGTTGGTTTGAATTGTGATACCAGACTCTATCACCGGAAAGAAGATAACACGAAGAGAAAGTGGCTCATATGGCGCAGAAAAGGATAACTGTAGAGCAGGAAAGGCCAATGATCACTTGAAAAATCAACATTACGCTACGCCGAGTGATTGAAAACCGCTCACCAAAAAAACCTCAGTCAACCATGACCCGGGTTCCTGGAAAAAGCAGAGCGTGCATAGGAAGGCTTTGTCTCGCGCGTGGTTCGAGAAGGACTGGAATAACAAAGTAAGGGATACTGTGATTTTGAAGGTAGTAGGGGCCGCCCTCTAACTTGTCTTCAGCTACTTAGGAGATACCAGATTTCTTTTTTGGCTGGCTCGTAGCGATggttttttgttttctgtACTTTCCTTGAGAAGAGCTTAGGTCTGTTAAGTTGAGTCGAGCACAGGAGATACGCCGTGGATGGCGGTCGAGGTTAAAATAAAACTCTAATCGGTATCCGATTATATCCGACGAATTCCCAGTCAGCCGTGTCACACTGTTTCGCTTCGACTGTCACTCCCTCCTTGTCTCCTCACCTCTACGTGTTTCTCTCTTCCACGCTCTCCTTCCTATTCGAACATCCCTAAGAAGAAATACCGGTGCTCATTTGTATGCCGATGAGGTATGGGTCATCAATCAAGCTGCATCCCCAAGCTGACATTCCCCATCTATGATCATTTTGATTCATCTCTCGATTACACCCACTGGTCACACTGCGCATATGGCATATTTTACACACCCCAAGTCTGTGGAATCCTGTCAACAGCTTTTTATAACGTACAAAACAGTTAATAACAATCCGAAACAGGATCCTTCATTTCCCGTTTTCTCAAATCTCGTAGACTCATTTTCGGAGGACTGGGCTACCGAGGGATATCTTTGGAACTTGATGGTGAATCGAtgatcaagtccaagtcATCAATGTTTTTACTGGAAGGTACTTGGCGAACTGCGGGTTCGAAAGTCCCTTATGGATCATCTCAACACGACCCGTGGGCCGTGGACTCGAGTCCCATACAAAAGATATCTTTGGACCTTGATGATGGAGTGATGATCAAGTCATCGGTGATCTACCAAAAGGTCTGGATAGTGAACTTCGATCTTGAAAGTACTCAACGATTTGTCTCCGCAGTCAACACGACCCGTGAGCTGTGGACTCGAGATTCTTACTGGACATGTAGTGCAAACAAGAAGACATACACCTGTGAGATTAACGACAAATTCTCGTCAATAACGCTTCTGACATGCATTAATGTTTCTGATCATAAGCAGCGTCATCGTCCCGCGGATTTTCCAAATATCGAAATAAATGTCTGGGCGCTACAATCGGCAAATTCCGAGGCGAATTTTCAAAGATCAATACTTATGACCAGTGGATGGGATCCGTCTCAATTTTTGTTCCAAAGGTATGGACTGTCAATTTGAACAGAAAGCCTGAACCTGAATGAAGGGCTTGAAGTTGCACACTGCCTGTTACTCGTAACCCCTGCAGGACACCCCAGATTAACTTGTTGGGCCCGGGGGCGAGGCACATTCAACGTCGACGTTCAAGTTGGGACATCTTGCATACTGCTGGACGGAGGAACTCCGAATGTCAATGGTCCAGTTTCAATGAGGGGGGCGACCAGGAGGGTGAGTTGTGATGATGCATACTGTAACTCGCAAAGCCAATGAATACCATATTCATATTCACATTTCACTAGTTCGGCGTCTCTCATGTCAGCCGCCGGTATCACTCAAACTCCTTTGAGCCGGGGTAAGCCTACTGCAAGTATAGTTGGTCAAGTAGCATGCGACCCTACTAGTCCCAACGGACTTCAATCTGGGTCCCGTCTAGATAACCACTAAACTTTCAAGGAGGGATACCCGGTGCCGAAGTCTGCAGCGGAAATCCAAATGTGTATGATACTAACAGACTGGGCCGTAAAAGGACTCTAACCTCAGGATGTGCCCTTGACCCTTGTTTTCCCGCGGTATCCGAAAAGAAGATCTGTCCAACAAGGAACCGGTAAAACGCACTATGTTCTTGGGAAAACGTCGCTTTGAAAGTATTCACTCGATCAAAATGCGAGTCAAGAGGTCGCGACGATCATGGGTCGTATCAACGCCCAAGCATTATCGTGATGGCTATGTGCACATTGCACTTCCTAATTCAAACAGCAACCCAAATCATTCAAACGATACATCCCCATTCAAAAATTCTGGCATGGAAGCTCTGCCACATCCGTGGTGGCGTCGTAGGTGGGATCAGTCCTGCTATGTGGCGGGGGGATGACTGATGTCAGGAATGAGCCTTGAAAAACCCTCTCTGGCTTGTTGATTGACTATGCCGTTCAAAGCCTACtgtatacattccttttcttGGGCCGTCCGAAGTGGCCGCTTATGGACCTTGCAGCGAAGAATTTGAACACCGTGCCGAATAGTTTCTCATCGAATTCAAACTTTAGTTTTTGCCTGAGTGGCCTAGATACGAAAAATGTGATCCCAAATGGGTCATGGCACCCGACTCCACCATCAAGCAACTAAGAATATATTTCCGAAGATGTCAGTAGGTGAGGCACGGTCTGAGCGTGCGGGGAAGGAGCCGCCGGTGAGTTGAAAGTCGTCAATGTTTGGCTCGAACTTCCCAGTGGCTCCATGATTGCACCACCTTCCTAAATGATTATGCCTTTTCTCAGCTCAGGGACCAGAGATTCGTACATAGCGCTGTTCTCGACACTGTGCTGGCTGGCAGTGTATTTTCAATAGTCTAGGGTCGCTGAAACTGGCAAAGATGGATGGGGCTGTGTAGCCCACTGTACATAAGACCGCTGTACTGAATACATGTCAAAGAATCTATCATCCATTCAAAGGTCCCTTGTGACCGACGGGAGGattggatggagaagatGTAGGTAGGCCACGCGAAAATGATGCCGCGAAATTGTCACAACCAATATTTGTCGCGGGCCCGCCGCTCATTCATGAATTCTTCGGACACCTACTGACTCCTGGATATATGGGAACGGAGGCCTTCAGAGGCCTCGCGGGTTCGCGAAGATCTTCAACCCAAAACTTCTACGTTTAACCTCGATTCATCACAATTGACGTGCGTTAATCGGAGATTCCGTCCCGGTGAGATAAAACGACAAAATGCCAGATGTCCTACACGAAACATGATGGTTTCATTTCAATTATCCGCTCGTCATGGAGAAAAGCATTTCAGTAATGGAGGTTTCgcctgcaaaaaaaaagaggggAACATAGAACGTGTCgagcttcaagctcttcaTTAATCGTTGCTAAAAAAGAAAAGTGTTTGATACAGAAATCAGATTGAATTTACCATAAAC is a genomic window containing:
- a CDS encoding uncharacterized protein (BUSCO:EOG09263P17), whose amino-acid sequence is MAPNTTEPVLPQAPATAVPPSSQSQPPSQQGTQHPVASLDREQLMQLLQHIPGMMNKLVGSDGNLKADAAQTLSNLSQQQPGFPPPVGAQLPAGVTLPHGLVPPPPSGQFPPGFPGEPGPNSHPRGPPNLGQLSAAVAMQAAPPPPPPSGQQQPAGGGTKPPEDDDGDLSDGKGKSDGSPTSTPAPGSAGRRGGRNGAAMGSDEWARMRKDNHKEVERRRRSNINEGINELGRIVPNGSGEKSKGAILSRAVQYIHHLKENEARNIEKWTLEKLLMDQAMGDLQAQLEEVRNMWTEERNGRQRVEAELEALKSGGSASGAASGAPDIKPNGNKRPSEEGEQGKEDDIKRQRME